The Funiculus sociatus GB2-C1 genome includes a region encoding these proteins:
- a CDS encoding TldD/PmbA family protein, whose product MPSLLADAKNLLADLVARYSSRVDYLAIRLEEAEGTDIFLRGDKIETLTEGISIGGQVRACYKGGWGFASFNQLSTLAERVEEATSAARMIGDEETLLAPIDPVQAICKLALTGTDPRQISLKSKKELCDRYTSILKSASSSITTTSIRYSDTSQRIILATSEGTMIEQSWVDMEMRFAATARNGETVQTGRETTGSRKAYEDLTNLDEQVKSAALRGVDALSLPPVKGNTYTVVIDPILSGLFVHEAFGHLSEADMAYENPDLLEVMTLGRRFGPKELQIFDGAAPAGHRGSYLYDDEGTPATTTQLIKDGILVGRLHSRETAGKLEEAPTGNARCLNYHYPPLVRMTNTWIERGKTPVPDLFTGIKEGVYARNWLGGMTNGEMFTFSAAEAWMIRDGKIAEPVRDVTLSGNVFSTLADIEAIGDDFYWDESGGCGKGGQNGLPVGCGGPSLRIKNVIVGGDAE is encoded by the coding sequence ATGCCGAGCTTACTCGCTGATGCCAAAAACTTGCTCGCCGATCTGGTTGCTCGTTACTCCTCCCGCGTGGATTATTTAGCGATTCGACTAGAAGAAGCCGAAGGAACCGATATATTTTTGCGAGGCGACAAAATAGAAACCCTCACAGAAGGCATCTCCATTGGTGGACAAGTCCGGGCTTGTTACAAAGGAGGCTGGGGCTTTGCTTCATTCAATCAGCTTTCTACCCTAGCAGAACGGGTGGAAGAAGCGACAAGCGCGGCTCGAATGATTGGCGATGAAGAAACCCTGCTGGCTCCTATAGACCCAGTACAAGCTATCTGTAAGCTGGCGTTGACAGGCACAGATCCGCGACAGATTTCCCTGAAAAGCAAAAAAGAATTGTGCGATCGCTACACCTCCATCCTCAAGAGCGCCAGTTCTTCAATTACCACCACCTCCATCCGCTACAGCGACACATCCCAGCGAATCATCCTCGCCACCTCAGAGGGAACGATGATCGAACAATCCTGGGTGGACATGGAAATGCGCTTTGCTGCAACCGCCCGTAATGGCGAAACTGTGCAAACAGGACGCGAAACCACAGGTTCCCGCAAAGCCTACGAAGATTTAACAAATCTTGACGAGCAGGTAAAAAGTGCCGCACTCCGAGGCGTGGATGCCCTTTCACTACCCCCAGTAAAAGGCAACACCTACACTGTAGTAATTGACCCCATACTCAGCGGGCTATTTGTCCACGAAGCCTTTGGGCATCTCTCAGAAGCAGACATGGCTTACGAAAACCCCGACTTACTGGAAGTCATGACCTTGGGACGGCGATTTGGGCCAAAAGAGTTGCAAATCTTTGATGGTGCTGCACCTGCTGGTCATCGCGGTAGCTACTTATACGACGATGAAGGGACACCAGCCACTACAACTCAGCTAATTAAAGATGGCATCTTAGTCGGACGGCTCCACTCCCGCGAAACCGCCGGGAAATTGGAAGAAGCCCCCACAGGCAATGCTCGTTGTCTTAACTACCACTATCCGCCCCTCGTCCGCATGACGAATACATGGATTGAGCGGGGTAAGACACCCGTGCCAGATTTATTCACAGGTATCAAAGAAGGCGTTTATGCCCGCAACTGGTTAGGAGGGATGACAAACGGGGAAATGTTCACTTTCTCCGCCGCTGAAGCCTGGATGATCCGCGATGGGAAAATTGCTGAACCAGTTCGAGATGTAACGCTTTCCGGTAACGTCTTCAGCACCTTAGCTGATATTGAAGCCATTGGTGATGATTTCTACTGGGATGAATCCGGCGGTTGCGGCAAAGGCGGACAAAATGGTTTACCTGTAGGCTGTGGCGGGCCAAGTCTGCGGATTAAAAATGTCATTGTCGGGGGAGATGCGGAATAG
- a CDS encoding DUF1269 domain-containing protein, whose product MLTQQKRAFGVFSDIQNAEGAIEEMKAAGFPMNQVSTISKEPQQVSPPPENKAQEGTNIGAIAGGAVGGTVGLAIGLGTLAAIPGVGAIALIGAAATALATTLTSGVIGATAGSLLGGLIGYGIPEEQAAIYEHRIHSGEYFVMVEGTEAEVRQAEAILSRWNVQELRIYDAATPLPPAITNRIERPL is encoded by the coding sequence GTGCTTACTCAGCAAAAACGCGCATTTGGTGTTTTCTCAGACATTCAGAATGCAGAAGGCGCTATTGAGGAAATGAAAGCCGCTGGCTTTCCGATGAATCAAGTTTCTACCATCAGCAAAGAGCCACAGCAAGTGTCGCCGCCACCGGAAAATAAGGCCCAAGAGGGAACAAACATTGGCGCGATCGCAGGTGGTGCAGTTGGGGGTACGGTCGGTTTAGCTATTGGGTTAGGCACGTTGGCAGCTATTCCCGGTGTCGGCGCGATCGCATTAATCGGAGCAGCAGCAACAGCTTTGGCAACTACATTAACCAGTGGTGTAATCGGTGCTACAGCAGGTAGCTTATTGGGTGGATTAATCGGCTACGGTATTCCGGAAGAACAAGCCGCAATTTACGAGCATCGCATCCATAGCGGTGAATACTTTGTGATGGTAGAAGGCACAGAAGCCGAGGTGCGTCAAGCGGAAGCTATCCTCAGCCGTTGGAATGTTCAAGAATTAAGAATTTACGACGCCGCAACACCGCTACCGCCAGCTATAACTAACAGAATAGAAAGACCACTTTAA
- a CDS encoding general stress protein: MVGHHKRAVGVFSNYRDAEVALTELKNSGFSMDRVSVVAQDANKGGDIAGADVSNKVGNKADEAATTGAVTGGALGGLTGLLVGLGALAIPGIGPVMLAGATATTIATTLSGTAIGAAAGGLLGALIGLGIPEERAKVYNDRVSRGHYLVLVDGDDNDIRRAEAILSHRGIEEWGIYDAPGTTGTTHNTTVADPSRTYSTPVVDPTPSTDAPVQIIDRREQTL, translated from the coding sequence ATGGTAGGACATCATAAGCGTGCTGTAGGTGTATTTTCAAACTACCGCGATGCAGAAGTAGCGCTCACTGAGCTGAAGAACTCTGGCTTTTCTATGGACAGAGTTTCTGTGGTAGCACAGGACGCAAATAAAGGAGGCGACATTGCTGGAGCTGATGTAAGCAATAAGGTAGGCAATAAAGCCGACGAAGCCGCAACAACAGGCGCTGTTACAGGCGGTGCTTTGGGCGGTTTGACTGGCTTATTAGTAGGTTTAGGTGCCTTAGCAATTCCTGGCATCGGGCCGGTGATGTTAGCAGGAGCTACAGCCACCACCATAGCCACAACCCTGTCGGGAACAGCCATTGGTGCAGCAGCGGGTGGTCTATTAGGCGCTTTGATTGGTTTGGGAATTCCTGAAGAGCGAGCCAAAGTTTACAACGATCGCGTATCCAGAGGACATTATTTAGTATTGGTGGACGGCGATGATAATGATATTCGTCGTGCTGAAGCGATTTTGAGCCATCGGGGAATTGAAGAGTGGGGTATTTATGATGCTCCTGGCACTACTGGTACCACCCATAATACAACTGTTGCCGATCCCAGCCGCACGTATTCGACTCCAGTCGTTGATCCGACACCTAGCACAGATGCTCCAGTTCAAATTATTGACCGTCGCGAACAGACCCTATAA
- a CDS encoding alpha/beta hydrolase encodes MQLRLRWLLSVISFIGTCAYSISGELNSVQAAQTVVVTKGSSTESIDIADLRKVAETGKVPPDLQRFARQLSPQQRSQILSALRAKFDLNVVGVSRLLDTEVGRSLASALASATQRRDNVGVLDVRSGLVLGARKPEGLSLLSFVEAYPRQTIYIDLDRAFRVVGNFNTSFWQTQAFMAAIAPQLAPRRPQLNLPFDPTKPGSASVQVLNLKLNDTQRRREIPVDVYWSEAASSAKPIVVLSHGLGSVRTDLRYLAEHLASYGYVVAALEHPGSNETHVRNALKGRNPFLSAQEFLDRPKDISFVIDELEKLNHSQLKGKLAPDRVLVIGYSLGGSTALSIAGGELQLTELKQRCKGNLISFSLGEGSQCFARELPQDRYQLRDPRVKAAIALNPTTSLLFGETGLASVAVPTLVEAGSADKTTPALTEQIIGFGKIPSPKWLVGFVGGTHLSVKDPSTTQDQAGQPNTFYTGGEVVGEKAVDIRNYTKAIALAMAAQLTDEAAKYAIFLTPEYAQLASTDAFPIRLVTEIPPEAQEVVNDFIQNQK; translated from the coding sequence ATGCAACTCCGGTTGAGATGGCTGTTATCAGTTATAAGTTTTATCGGTACTTGCGCTTATAGCATAAGCGGAGAGCTAAATTCTGTACAAGCTGCTCAAACTGTTGTTGTAACTAAAGGCTCCTCTACGGAATCAATAGATATAGCCGATCTGCGAAAGGTTGCGGAAACCGGAAAAGTTCCACCCGATCTTCAACGTTTTGCTCGCCAACTGTCGCCTCAACAACGCAGCCAAATTTTATCAGCGCTACGGGCAAAATTTGACCTGAATGTTGTGGGTGTTAGTAGATTACTTGATACTGAGGTTGGCAGATCGCTGGCTTCAGCTTTGGCTAGTGCGACACAGCGACGGGATAATGTGGGAGTGCTAGATGTGCGATCGGGACTGGTACTGGGAGCTAGAAAACCTGAGGGACTATCTCTGCTGAGCTTTGTCGAAGCTTATCCCCGGCAAACTATATATATTGATTTAGATCGGGCGTTCAGGGTAGTAGGAAACTTTAACACCTCTTTTTGGCAAACTCAGGCGTTTATGGCAGCGATCGCGCCCCAACTGGCTCCTAGGCGTCCCCAGCTAAATTTACCTTTTGACCCCACAAAACCGGGAAGCGCATCCGTGCAGGTGCTGAACTTGAAACTAAATGATACACAGCGCCGCCGGGAAATTCCAGTTGATGTTTACTGGTCTGAAGCTGCGTCTTCTGCCAAACCGATCGTAGTTTTGTCTCACGGTCTGGGTTCAGTTCGCACAGATTTGCGCTACTTGGCAGAACATTTGGCATCATACGGCTATGTGGTAGCGGCTTTAGAACATCCTGGGAGTAACGAAACTCATGTGAGGAATGCACTTAAGGGCAGAAATCCCTTCTTATCTGCACAGGAATTTTTAGATCGCCCCAAGGATATTAGTTTTGTCATCGACGAACTAGAGAAGTTGAACCACAGTCAACTTAAAGGTAAACTGGCACCCGATCGCGTCCTGGTAATTGGCTATTCTCTGGGGGGGTCCACCGCTTTATCTATCGCTGGTGGTGAGTTGCAACTAACTGAGTTAAAACAGCGCTGTAAAGGTAACTTGATTTCCTTCAGTTTGGGGGAAGGTTCTCAGTGTTTTGCCAGAGAGCTTCCGCAAGACCGCTACCAACTGCGAGATCCACGGGTTAAAGCAGCGATCGCACTCAACCCCACTACCTCGCTTTTATTTGGCGAAACTGGTTTGGCATCAGTCGCCGTTCCCACACTTGTTGAAGCTGGTTCCGCCGATAAAACAACTCCAGCTTTAACTGAACAGATTATCGGTTTTGGGAAAATACCATCCCCTAAATGGCTCGTCGGTTTTGTTGGGGGAACCCATCTGAGCGTAAAAGATCCTAGCACTACCCAAGATCAAGCTGGGCAACCGAATACATTTTATACAGGCGGTGAAGTAGTTGGGGAGAAAGCTGTTGATATCCGCAACTACACGAAAGCGATCGCGCTAGCAATGGCAGCACAACTCACAGACGAAGCTGCCAAATACGCGATTTTTCTCACGCCAGAATATGCACAGTTAGCTTCCACAGATGCTTTCCCCATTCGTCTCGTTACGGAGATTCCACCAGAGGCACAAGAAGTAGTTAACGATTTTATTCAGAACCAAAAGTAA
- a CDS encoding dynamin family protein: MQEQESYQNLLTYLRAAVGLLDFEQNSQLQKDVISICDNLGNSSFRIAVFGPFNYGKSTLLNALLGKRTLPIDLIPTTGAAITVKYGSELHTRIMMSDGREICESGTDVLKQFAILDDDRRMRSDVASIEVFCPHYFLKNGVELLDLPGTNDMEAQDTLVRDQLLTADLVVQVLDARKLMTLGERENMRDWLLDRGIKTVVFVVNFLNLLEPEDQKQVYNRLVFVAESFRSELPNNISNLYRVDALPALRARLKGDGAAVQTTGLPMFESALQSIVEVQQGKVTNRLPRVVAIASQVKLALQSKSQAITNELQAVEDKRSAKLKIKQKAQQLLKEGFKADIAKLDSWLHLPKLVTRYKSEIISALEKGEFQTWEQGAFKNALSEHQQAIVKWVHQACEFFEQPQPANLWFSFPEPPEVVLPNQPTTSTQSSGVAPIALTTGLGWLLGGPVGAAVVGGATYLINQMAQDGENSESSASYVNQVQEVYAEAAEDYLLRFNIQAIATLRQYEEGAEKVINCQVKEEPLKLTNQHHQLQLLNALLDNLNQELNRVARN, from the coding sequence ATGCAAGAGCAGGAAAGTTATCAGAACCTCTTAACATATCTTCGAGCTGCCGTTGGTCTGCTTGATTTTGAGCAAAATTCGCAGTTGCAAAAAGATGTGATTTCTATCTGCGATAATCTGGGAAATTCCAGCTTTAGAATTGCGGTCTTTGGCCCATTTAATTATGGTAAGTCAACTTTGCTGAATGCTCTATTAGGAAAGCGGACTTTACCCATCGATTTGATTCCTACCACAGGTGCAGCCATCACAGTTAAATATGGTTCGGAGTTACACACCCGAATTATGATGTCGGATGGCAGAGAAATTTGTGAGAGCGGAACGGATGTTCTAAAGCAATTTGCCATCCTTGATGATGATAGGCGAATGCGGAGCGATGTGGCTTCGATAGAGGTTTTCTGCCCACATTATTTCTTGAAAAATGGTGTAGAACTATTGGATTTGCCGGGAACAAACGACATGGAAGCGCAGGATACGTTAGTGCGCGACCAACTTTTAACGGCAGATTTGGTTGTACAGGTGCTAGATGCTCGAAAGTTAATGACTTTGGGCGAACGGGAAAATATGAGAGATTGGCTGCTAGATCGCGGTATAAAAACGGTGGTTTTTGTAGTTAATTTCTTGAATTTATTAGAACCGGAAGACCAAAAACAGGTATATAATCGTTTGGTATTTGTAGCAGAAAGTTTTCGTTCAGAGCTACCGAATAATATTAGTAATTTGTACCGTGTTGATGCGCTACCTGCTTTAAGAGCTAGACTAAAAGGAGATGGTGCAGCGGTACAGACTACGGGGCTTCCTATGTTTGAATCAGCCCTACAAAGTATTGTGGAAGTTCAGCAGGGGAAAGTTACTAATCGGTTGCCTCGTGTGGTAGCGATCGCATCTCAAGTAAAACTTGCACTACAATCAAAATCTCAAGCAATAACTAACGAATTGCAAGCAGTTGAAGATAAGCGCAGTGCTAAGCTTAAAATCAAACAAAAGGCGCAACAACTGCTTAAAGAAGGCTTTAAAGCGGATATTGCTAAATTAGATAGTTGGCTGCACTTACCAAAACTCGTAACCCGCTATAAATCTGAAATTATTTCAGCACTTGAAAAAGGCGAATTTCAAACCTGGGAACAAGGAGCATTTAAGAATGCACTCTCAGAACATCAGCAAGCAATTGTCAAATGGGTACATCAAGCTTGCGAGTTTTTCGAGCAACCTCAACCTGCTAATTTATGGTTTTCATTTCCTGAACCTCCAGAAGTAGTTTTACCCAATCAACCAACCACTTCAACTCAGTCGAGTGGTGTTGCTCCGATAGCGCTTACAACCGGATTAGGTTGGCTTTTAGGAGGCCCTGTGGGAGCCGCAGTAGTTGGAGGTGCTACTTATCTTATTAATCAAATGGCACAAGACGGCGAAAACTCAGAATCATCAGCTTCTTATGTAAATCAAGTACAAGAAGTTTATGCTGAGGCTGCGGAAGATTATTTACTCCGCTTCAACATTCAAGCTATAGCAACGCTTCGCCAATACGAAGAAGGCGCAGAAAAAGTTATTAATTGTCAAGTAAAGGAAGAACCATTAAAGCTGACAAATCAGCATCATCAGTTGCAATTGTTAAATGCTTTATTGGATAATCTGAATCAAGAATTAAATCGGGTAGCGCGAAATTAG